A genomic segment from Oryctolagus cuniculus chromosome 14, mOryCun1.1, whole genome shotgun sequence encodes:
- the IRX2 gene encoding iroquois-class homeodomain protein IRX-2: MSYPQGYLYQAPGSLALYSCPAYGASALAAPRSEELARSASGSAFSPYPGSAAFTAQAATGFGSPLQYSADAAAAAGFPSYMGAPYDAHTTGMTGAISYHPYGSAAYPYQLNDPAYRKNATRDATATLKAWLNEHRKNPYPTKGEKIMLAIITKMTLTQVSTWFANARRRLKKENKMTWAPRNKSEDEDEDEGDAARAKEESPDKAQEGTETSAEDEGISLHVDSLTDHSCSAESDGEKLPCRAGDPLCESGSECKDKYDDLEEDEDDEEEGVRDLALPKPVTSSPLTGVEAPLLSPPPEAAPRGGGGGGGKPPLGSRTSPGAQPQASKPKLWSLAEIATSDLKQPSLGPGCGPPGIPAAAAPAPSGAPPGGSPYPASPLLGRHLYYTAPFYGSYTNYGNLNAALQGQGLLRYNSAAAAPGEALHAAPKAASDAGKAGAHPLEPHYRPPGGGYEPKKDASEGCTVAGGGVQPYL, from the exons ATGTCCTATCCACAGGGCTACCTGTACCAAGCGCCCGGCTCGCTGGCGCTCTACTCGTGCCCGGCGTACGGCGCGTCCGCGCTGGCCGCGCCGCGCAGCGAGGAGCTGGCGCGCTCGGCGTCCGGCTCGGCTTTCAGCCCGTACCCGGGCTCGGCGGCCTTCACGGCGCAGGCGGCCACCGGCTTCGGCAGCCCGCTGCAGTACTCGGCTGACGCGGCGGCCGCCGCCGGCTTCCCGTCCTACATG GGTGCGCCCTACGACGCACACACGACTGGAATGACCGGCGCCATTAGCTACCACCCGTACGGCAGCGCGGCCTACCCGTACCAGCTCAACGACCCCGCGTACCGCAAGAACGCCACGCGGGACGCCACGGCCACGCTCAAGGCCTGGCTCAATGAGCACCGCAAGAACCCCTACCCCACCAAGGGCGAGAAGATCATGCTGGCCATCATCACCAAGATGACCCTCACGCAGGTCTCCACCTGGTTCGCCAACGCGCGCCGGCGGCTCAAGAAGGAGAACAAGATGACGTGGGCGCCGCGGAACAAAAGCGAGGACGAGGACGAGGACGAGGGCGACGCGGCAAGGGCCAAGGAGGAGAGTCCCGACAAGGCTCAGGAGGGCACGGAGACCTCGGCGGAGGACGAAG GGATCAGCCTGCACGTGGATTCGCTCACGGATCACTCCTGCTCGGCCGAGTCGGACGGGGAGAAGCTGCCGTGCCGCGCCGGGGACCCTCTATGCGAATCGGGCTCTGAGTGCAAGGACAAGTACGACGACCTGGAGGAGGATGAGGACGACGAGGAGGAGGGCGTGCGGGACCTGGCGCTGCCCAAGCCCGTGACTTCGTCGCCGCTCACCGGCGTGGAGGCGCCGCTGCTGAGCCCCCCGCCCGAGGCCGcaccccgcggcggcggcggcggcggaggcaaGCCGCCCCTGGGCAGCCGGACGTCGCCTGGCGCGCAGCCGCAGGCCAGCAAGCCCAAGCTGTGGTCGCTGGCCGAGATCGCCACGTCGGACCTCAAGCAGCCGAGCCTGGGCCCGGGCTGCGGGCCGCCGGGGATCCCCGCGGCCGCTGCGCCCGCTCCGTCCGGGGCGCCGCCGGGCGGCTCGCCCTACCCCGCCTCGCCGCTGCTCGGCCGCCACCTGTACTACACGGCGCCCTTCTACGGCAGCTACACAAACTACGGGAACTTGAACGCCGCgctgcagggccaggggctgctgcGCTACAACTCGGCGGCCGCCGCCCCCGGCGAGGCGCTGCACGCCGCACCCAAGGCCGCCAGCGACGCGGGAAAGGCGGGCGCGCACCCGCTAGAGCCCCACTACCGGCCCCCGGGCGGCGGCTATGAGCCCAAGAAAG ATGCCAGCGAGGGCTGCACCGTGGCTGGCGGCGGCGTCCAGCCCTACCTATAG